GACATCCAACTGCGCCGCCAGGAGGCGGCAGTACTCGGCAAAGGGGCCGGCCTGGCTGATATCGCCCAATTGGGGCAGCCTGGCGAGGATGGGTATCCCCGTCATGCGAGTGATCATCTCCGGGCTGGTCCGTTCGGCCAGGTCCGGAGTCTCCGACGCGCCGTTTAGGATGATCCCCAGAACGGGGATCCCCTTTTCCATCGCATAGTGGGCCGTCAGGACGGTATGGTTGATTGTGCCCAGCCCCGCCCGGCCAACGATGAGCAAGGGTAGCCTCCACCGGCAAGCCAGGTCGGCCATGGTGAAGTCCGGTGTAGTGAGCGGCACGGCCAAACCACCGGCGCCTTCGACGAGCACCATACCGCGCCTGCCTGCCAGCCGCCGGAAGGATTGGTCGAGAACCTCCACATCTACAGGTTGGTCGGACAACTCCGCCGCAACGGCGGGGGCCAATGGCGCTTCATAACAGGCTGGACTCAGCCACTCATCGGGCAGGTCGATCTCCAGGTTTCGGCGATAAAAAGCCAGGTCTTCCCGGAAAAAGCCCCCGTCAGACATCGGCGCGCCCGTCTGCACCGGCTTAAAGGGAACAGCCCCGATCCTGGCGGTCGTCATCACCTTGCAAAGCGCGGCGGTGACGACGGTCTTTCCCACACCGGTGTCCGTTCCGGTGATAAAGATGCCCTTATGCAACATTCATCCCTGCTTTCCTTGCGGCTTATGTTCCTTGCGGTTTCATGTTCTTCCTACACGACTTTGTTCTTGCTCATTCCTGTTGTTGCTCTTCAACACTTCTACGCCTGCTTTACGCCCGCTGTTCCTCTTCGACGCCTTCCTTCGCGAAAAGAGCCTTCCCCGTTG
The Heliomicrobium undosum DNA segment above includes these coding regions:
- the bioD gene encoding dethiobiotin synthase, which translates into the protein MHKGIFITGTDTGVGKTVVTAALCKVMTTARIGAVPFKPVQTGAPMSDGGFFREDLAFYRRNLEIDLPDEWLSPACYEAPLAPAVAAELSDQPVDVEVLDQSFRRLAGRRGMVLVEGAGGLAVPLTTPDFTMADLACRWRLPLLIVGRAGLGTINHTVLTAHYAMEKGIPVLGIILNGASETPDLAERTSPEMITRMTGIPILARLPQLGDISQAGPFAEYCRLLAAQLDVHKLTEEAARLCNR